From the genome of Streptacidiphilus rugosus AM-16, one region includes:
- a CDS encoding VOC family protein, translating into MGSGTTPAASDGRPSSRGDDGVPKRDEHGMRLASVVLNVFDLQASVSFYRDLLGLQTTADESTAALLVGADGSQLFLRALGSHAAHVTEGVGIHSVFWTAPSPMELRRCEQVLKDRHAYVGTYESDGFVWVEGRDPSGVTVAVSHPGPDQVPRNHIVTHVYAL; encoded by the coding sequence GTGGGATCTGGGACGACACCAGCGGCTTCCGACGGGCGACCGTCGAGCCGCGGGGACGACGGGGTTCCGAAGAGGGACGAGCACGGCATGCGGTTGGCGTCGGTCGTGCTGAACGTCTTCGACCTTCAGGCGTCGGTGAGCTTCTATCGCGACCTCCTGGGCCTGCAGACAACCGCCGATGAGAGCACCGCCGCACTGCTGGTCGGGGCCGACGGCTCACAACTGTTCCTGCGGGCGCTCGGGAGCCACGCTGCCCATGTGACGGAAGGAGTCGGCATCCACTCCGTCTTCTGGACGGCCCCGAGCCCGATGGAGCTGCGGCGTTGCGAGCAGGTGCTCAAGGATCGGCACGCCTATGTCGGCACGTACGAGTCCGACGGGTTCGTCTGGGTCGAGGGCCGCGATCCGAGCGGGGTCACGGTGGCGGTGAGCCATCCTGGACCGGATCAGGTCCCGCGTAACCACATCGTCACCCATGTCTACGCGTTGTGA